Proteins encoded together in one Mobula birostris isolate sMobBir1 chromosome 9, sMobBir1.hap1, whole genome shotgun sequence window:
- the yeats4 gene encoding YEATS domain-containing protein 4, translated as MFKRMAEFGPDSGGRVKGVTIVKPIVFGNVARYFGKKREEDGHTHQWTVYVKPYRNEDMSAYVKKIQFKLHESYGNPLRVVTKPPYEITETGWGEFEIIIKIFFIDPNERPVTLYHLLKLFQSDSNVMLGKKTVVSEFYDEMIFQDPTAMMQQLLTTSRQLTLGAYKHETEFAELEVRTREKLEAAKKKTSFEIAEFKERLKASREAINYLKSEIKKIEDDDQGKEG; from the exons ATGTTCAAGAGAATGGCGGAATTCGGGCCTGACTCAGGAGGGAGAGTGAAG GGTGTGACAATAGTGAAGCCAATCGTCTTTGGAAATGTTGCTCGTTATTTTGGAAAGAAGCGAGAGGAGGATGGACATACTCATCAGTGGACAGTTTACGTCAAACCTTACCGAAATGAA gatATGTCTGCATACGTGAAGAAAATTCAGTTCAAGCTACATGAAAGTTATGGTAACCCTCTACGAG TTGTTACCAAGCCTCCATATGAAATCACAGAAACTGGATGGGGTGAATTTGAAATTATAATCAAAATCTTCTTCATAGATCCAAATGAAAGACCG GTAACTCTTTACCACTTGCTAAAGCTGTTTCAGTCTGATAGTAATGTGATGTTGGGCAAAAAGACAGTGGTCTCCGAGTTTTATGATGAAATG ATCTTCCAAGATCCTACAGCAATGATGCAACAACTGTTGACAACATCTCGACAGCTGACACTTGGAGCCTACAAGCATGAAACTGAAT TTGCAGAACTTGAAGTGAGGACCAGAGAAAAGCTAGAAGCTGCCAAAAAGAAGACTAGCTTTGAAATTGCAGAGTTTAAAGAAAGATTGAAGGCAAGCCGAGAAGCAATCAACTATTTAAAGAGTGAAATCAAGAAGATTGAAGATGATGACCAGGGAAAGGAAGGCTGA